In Sutterella faecalis, a genomic segment contains:
- the nrdD gene encoding anaerobic ribonucleoside-triphosphate reductase — protein MQVLKKDNSLEPFEDKKIVSAIEKAAFRYDRIIPEETMTAMAETVKKRVENQEAVPVASLHELVIATLNSFGFKDVADSYAEYRYYKTTYAKTFEKIRQEADDVLRLGDRENANFDSSLVSTKGVLIKGYLTKELYKQFYLSKTEKALTERGDIYIHDMRDMILGSVNCCLLDVASILKGGFEMSNVEYTEPKSVHSALQVIGDITLVASAQQFGGLTIAELDKVLLPYVKKTWARAYEKYRETCGLPEEAAKKMARAETIRELEQGFQSLELKLNTVTSSRGDIAFTTVSFGQWDPKLPEEEKEWLYEIDRIILTTRRNGHGARRRPVIFPKLVYLYDERQIKEDKWSASLFEEGVKTSAQCMYPDWLSLSSDHGDVSKLFLKTGVVTSPMGCRAYLTPWQDPETGKYVTIGRCNIGAVSLNIPLLISLARTEHPTEWREKFWEILDNRLEVIREFLKKRYDFIRHQRASSNPLAFTQGGFYKGYRQPDEEVGDLVDYMTASFGITALDESTYLWTGERMIDEGGKFAHKVLRHIQNRIDTFKAEDHHLYAIYGTPAESLTGTQARQYAVFCRERGIDNVFEHTEHYDPMYFSNSFHVNVTEDITPFEKQDAEFESFHLAPGGHIQYVRLTNPENFEADAAIIRRGMKMGFYQGVNFDSAYCNDCGTHSNNVLNKCPHCGSTNLSVISRVCGYLGYSNMNGRTRMNDGKQREIERRISM, from the coding sequence ATGCAGGTATTAAAGAAAGACAATTCGCTTGAGCCTTTTGAAGATAAAAAGATAGTGAGCGCCATCGAAAAGGCGGCATTTCGCTACGACCGGATCATTCCGGAAGAAACGATGACCGCGATGGCGGAAACCGTCAAAAAACGCGTTGAGAATCAGGAAGCTGTTCCGGTTGCGTCCCTCCATGAACTCGTCATTGCGACGCTCAATTCCTTCGGCTTCAAGGATGTCGCGGATTCGTACGCCGAATACCGCTACTACAAGACGACCTACGCCAAGACCTTCGAAAAGATCCGCCAGGAAGCCGACGACGTTCTGCGTCTCGGCGACCGCGAGAACGCGAACTTCGACTCGTCTCTCGTTTCCACTAAGGGCGTCCTGATCAAGGGCTATCTCACGAAGGAGCTCTATAAGCAGTTCTACCTCTCGAAAACCGAGAAGGCGCTCACAGAGCGCGGCGACATCTACATTCACGACATGCGCGACATGATCCTCGGATCGGTCAACTGCTGTCTCCTTGACGTCGCATCGATTCTGAAGGGCGGCTTTGAGATGAGCAATGTCGAATATACGGAACCGAAGAGCGTTCACAGCGCGCTTCAGGTGATCGGCGACATCACGCTCGTCGCTTCCGCGCAGCAGTTTGGCGGCCTCACGATCGCCGAACTCGACAAGGTTCTTCTTCCCTATGTGAAGAAGACCTGGGCGCGCGCCTATGAAAAGTACAGGGAAACCTGCGGGCTCCCCGAAGAAGCTGCGAAGAAGATGGCGCGCGCCGAAACGATCCGCGAGCTTGAGCAGGGCTTCCAGTCCCTCGAACTGAAGCTCAATACGGTGACGTCCTCGCGCGGCGACATCGCCTTCACGACCGTTTCCTTCGGCCAGTGGGATCCGAAGCTCCCCGAGGAAGAGAAGGAATGGCTCTATGAAATCGACCGCATCATCCTCACGACCCGCAGAAACGGCCACGGCGCCCGCCGTCGTCCGGTGATCTTCCCGAAGCTCGTCTACCTCTACGACGAACGTCAGATCAAGGAAGACAAGTGGTCGGCCTCGCTCTTTGAAGAAGGCGTGAAGACGAGCGCTCAGTGCATGTATCCGGACTGGCTTTCGCTCTCGTCCGACCATGGCGACGTTTCGAAATTGTTCTTGAAGACCGGCGTCGTCACGAGCCCGATGGGGTGCCGTGCGTACCTCACGCCCTGGCAGGATCCGGAAACGGGCAAGTACGTGACGATCGGCCGCTGCAACATCGGTGCGGTTTCGCTCAACATTCCGCTTCTCATCAGCCTTGCGCGTACCGAGCATCCGACCGAATGGCGCGAGAAGTTCTGGGAGATTCTTGACAACCGCCTCGAGGTGATCCGCGAGTTCCTCAAAAAGCGCTACGACTTCATCCGTCACCAGCGCGCTTCCTCCAACCCGCTTGCCTTCACGCAGGGGGGCTTCTACAAGGGCTACCGTCAGCCCGACGAAGAAGTGGGGGACCTTGTCGACTACATGACCGCGAGCTTCGGCATCACGGCGCTCGATGAGTCCACCTATCTCTGGACGGGCGAACGCATGATCGACGAGGGCGGGAAGTTCGCCCACAAGGTGCTGCGCCACATTCAGAACCGCATCGACACGTTCAAGGCCGAAGACCATCATCTCTACGCGATCTACGGCACGCCCGCGGAATCCCTCACGGGCACGCAGGCGCGCCAGTATGCGGTCTTCTGCCGCGAGCGCGGGATCGACAATGTGTTCGAGCATACCGAGCACTACGATCCGATGTACTTCTCGAACAGCTTCCACGTCAATGTGACAGAGGACATCACGCCCTTTGAGAAGCAGGATGCGGAGTTTGAGAGCTTCCACCTTGCTCCCGGCGGCCATATTCAGTACGTGCGCCTCACGAACCCCGAAAACTTCGAAGCCGATGCGGCCATCATCCGCCGCGGCATGAAGATGGGGTTCTATCAGGGCGTCAACTTCGACAGCGCCTACTGCAACGACTGCGGGACGCACTCGAACAACGTGCTCAACAAGTGCCCGCACTGCGGGAGCACCAATCTCTCGGTGATTTCGCGCGTCTGCGGGTACCTGGGCTACTCCAACATGAACGGCCGCACCCGCATGAACGACGGCAAGCAGCGCGAGATCGAGCGCCGCATTTCGATGTAA
- the nrdG gene encoding anaerobic ribonucleoside-triphosphate reductase activating protein translates to MNYCGYSKFDAANGPGVRVSLFVSGCTLHCKGCFNPESWDFGAGKPFDADALAKLLRDSDDDSIAGLSILGGDPFERENIPEVERIVDAYRGKFGKEKTIWIWTGRKYEHLMNDPSAKSLIEKIDVLVDGPFIESRKVTEKGKWFGSTNQRVIEIAGM, encoded by the coding sequence ATGAACTACTGCGGCTACAGCAAGTTCGACGCGGCCAACGGCCCCGGAGTACGGGTATCGCTCTTCGTCTCCGGGTGTACGCTCCACTGCAAGGGGTGCTTCAATCCGGAATCCTGGGATTTCGGTGCAGGGAAGCCCTTTGATGCGGATGCGCTCGCGAAGCTTCTTCGGGACTCCGACGATGATTCCATCGCCGGCCTCTCCATTCTCGGGGGCGACCCCTTTGAGAGGGAGAACATCCCGGAGGTTGAGCGCATCGTCGACGCCTACCGCGGGAAGTTCGGGAAAGAGAAGACCATCTGGATCTGGACGGGGCGCAAGTACGAGCACCTGATGAATGATCCTTCTGCGAAGTCTCTCATCGAAAAAATCGATGTGCTCGTCGACGGTCCCTTCATCGAAAGCCGCAAGGTGACGGAGAAGGGCAAGTGGTTCGGGAGCACCAATCAGCGCGTGATTGAGATCGCGGGGATGTGA
- a CDS encoding DEAD/DEAH box helicase, with the protein MQGFTSGSSWECKEWFETFSSQFPNYTSPGIWIAAQERLHGLKSRKLTWDRTSRTVKLSLTNSRGQLYTLAMHFYPGSTPSVTKILGEAAKITGLIPCLASGDLPPALNDAIKASGEDVFLKNPGSIEFDPGMMSSECALLIAAFLEELEQEPGRWFRFINLNFAEEAEKLEKPAGQLSPEGGDENPRNDRAAEGASSGSYGESLQREAPSPATPFTYAKIGEIIRFAAAQIPELEVPAMEDDERLQRLRFWMPQPLPDAGTELIDALPATGLSPLIARRSWCAFGDTEAREFLKTVVRASAHSVRELLGQLIRREERQERTPAVTINPKWRKFLETQAEIFTKDASLAIDFEAGVLPTLRLEAVIKAPPSDHDEEKMRDLHVNSEIFLQSVLALTRRELLPMKPAFAIWHALSQTAAEIVAAGAVAPIPVPLTATECYDQYPGFRVFWIPAVSTPQVKTLLSEAFALTKGLLTRREGIEKTFLSGEDPAEEGAEMRAFFWCMTLITTAFVRNASEKNKEVSRLMIGRRVRKALTGDGFAPEPPAYDDLASVLSAFFALPLAAMTTPCRLVLAGELENGALKLTLRVKPRTESEEPTAAHEADETANASHGLSISDWEKLRIDPDHRVRASVELLSGTHPLFSEFGASFENPAWRPRSQWEYFLFTAMPALSAYGIEFDLPEALKKIEKPRIVLSASSAPKASPKSPRLATQGMLNAAALADFHWEIAVGDERMTLEELRARINAEGELITSGGALFHLSKADLDRLVIEWMEAQKKALTNWEKLRALLSGQIAGRTVEATEELLGKIREQAAVKELPPPQGLNATLRPYQVRGYSWLVQNALLGLGSLLADDMGLGKTVQVIAAVVELKNRGLLTTGRVIIAAPASLLVNWQREIERFAPGLTTQIFHGKERELDEGPDRPDILITSYGLLKREFPKLSELHFRLLVLDEAQAVKNSKTGQARAAQEFPADAVVALTGTPVENRLSEYWSIFSILEPGLLGTPAQFRREYVEPIEEHRDAGAIDRFRKITAPFLLRRVKTDPGILDELPEKNVVDYFTTLTPRQIALYEECLRENLEELETLDASAASADQNGRTLNAAHVRASRRGQILRMILHLKQISNSPSQFLKEISDKPDSGKAEALLELLHRCRESGRKALIFTQFREMGERLVRWIADATGKTPEFLHGGVPASKRMEMVDAFQNDPNAEVFVLSLKAGGTGLNLTAASAVIHYDLWWNPAVEDQASDRAWRIGQRRDVVVYRFITAGTFEEKVNEMLKKKRELADLAVGVGESWIGDLTDDEIKSIFSLSK; encoded by the coding sequence ATGCAGGGCTTTACGAGCGGAAGCAGCTGGGAGTGCAAGGAGTGGTTTGAGACCTTCTCCTCGCAGTTCCCCAACTACACGTCACCAGGCATCTGGATTGCGGCGCAGGAACGCCTTCACGGACTCAAATCCCGGAAACTCACCTGGGACCGTACGTCGCGGACGGTCAAGCTTTCGCTCACGAATTCGCGCGGGCAGCTCTATACGCTCGCGATGCATTTCTACCCGGGCTCGACCCCGTCGGTCACCAAAATTCTCGGAGAAGCCGCCAAAATCACGGGACTCATCCCGTGTCTCGCGAGCGGGGATCTTCCTCCGGCGCTCAATGACGCCATCAAAGCCTCCGGCGAAGACGTCTTTCTGAAGAACCCGGGAAGCATCGAATTTGATCCCGGCATGATGTCGAGCGAATGCGCGCTTTTGATCGCCGCATTTCTTGAAGAGCTCGAGCAGGAACCCGGACGGTGGTTCCGCTTCATTAATCTCAATTTTGCCGAGGAAGCCGAAAAGCTTGAAAAACCCGCGGGTCAGCTCTCTCCCGAAGGCGGCGACGAGAATCCCCGCAATGACCGAGCAGCCGAAGGCGCGTCTTCCGGCAGCTACGGCGAATCGCTCCAGCGGGAAGCGCCTTCCCCGGCGACCCCCTTCACTTACGCCAAAATCGGTGAAATCATCCGTTTTGCCGCAGCTCAGATCCCGGAGCTTGAGGTCCCCGCGATGGAGGACGACGAGCGCCTTCAGCGCCTCCGCTTCTGGATGCCTCAGCCCCTCCCCGACGCCGGAACGGAGCTCATCGACGCGCTCCCGGCCACCGGTTTGTCGCCTCTCATTGCCCGCCGCTCCTGGTGCGCATTCGGCGACACGGAAGCAAGAGAGTTTCTGAAAACCGTCGTCCGGGCGTCCGCTCACAGCGTGCGCGAGCTCCTCGGGCAGCTCATCCGCCGCGAGGAGCGCCAGGAGAGAACGCCAGCGGTCACGATCAACCCGAAATGGCGGAAGTTTCTCGAGACTCAGGCCGAAATCTTCACGAAGGACGCCTCCCTCGCGATCGACTTCGAGGCGGGCGTTCTTCCGACGCTCCGGCTCGAAGCCGTTATCAAGGCGCCTCCGTCGGATCACGATGAGGAGAAGATGCGGGATCTCCATGTGAATTCCGAGATCTTCCTTCAGTCGGTTCTTGCCCTCACGCGCCGCGAGCTACTGCCCATGAAGCCCGCCTTCGCGATCTGGCATGCATTGAGCCAGACCGCAGCTGAAATCGTGGCCGCTGGTGCGGTTGCTCCGATTCCGGTGCCGTTGACCGCAACCGAATGCTACGACCAGTATCCGGGCTTCCGTGTTTTCTGGATTCCGGCCGTTTCGACGCCTCAGGTGAAGACGCTCCTTTCTGAAGCCTTCGCGCTCACGAAGGGTCTCCTCACCCGCCGTGAGGGCATTGAGAAGACCTTCCTTTCGGGCGAGGATCCGGCGGAGGAAGGCGCAGAGATGCGCGCCTTCTTCTGGTGCATGACGCTGATCACGACGGCCTTCGTGAGAAACGCTTCCGAGAAGAATAAGGAAGTGAGCCGCCTCATGATCGGAAGGCGCGTGAGAAAAGCTCTCACGGGCGACGGCTTTGCGCCGGAACCCCCTGCGTACGACGATCTCGCGAGCGTTCTCTCCGCCTTCTTCGCGCTCCCGCTCGCCGCCATGACGACGCCATGCCGGCTGGTGCTCGCGGGCGAACTCGAAAACGGCGCATTAAAGCTTACGCTCCGCGTGAAGCCCCGCACGGAATCGGAAGAACCGACAGCCGCGCATGAGGCGGACGAGACCGCGAATGCGTCTCACGGCCTTTCGATCAGCGATTGGGAAAAGCTTCGGATTGACCCCGATCATCGCGTGCGCGCATCGGTTGAGCTCCTCTCCGGCACGCATCCGCTCTTCTCTGAATTCGGCGCGAGCTTTGAGAATCCGGCCTGGCGTCCGAGAAGCCAGTGGGAATACTTCCTCTTTACCGCCATGCCGGCGCTTTCGGCTTACGGGATTGAATTCGATCTTCCCGAGGCGCTCAAAAAAATCGAAAAGCCGAGAATTGTGCTCTCGGCATCGTCTGCGCCCAAGGCCTCTCCGAAGAGCCCCAGGCTTGCAACTCAGGGAATGTTGAACGCCGCCGCGCTCGCCGACTTCCATTGGGAAATCGCCGTCGGCGACGAGCGCATGACGCTCGAAGAGCTTCGCGCCCGCATCAATGCCGAGGGCGAACTCATTACCTCAGGCGGCGCCCTCTTTCATCTCTCGAAGGCCGACCTCGATCGACTGGTGATTGAATGGATGGAGGCGCAGAAGAAGGCCCTCACCAACTGGGAAAAGCTCCGCGCGCTCCTCTCGGGCCAGATTGCCGGAAGGACGGTGGAAGCGACCGAAGAGCTCCTCGGCAAAATCCGCGAACAGGCGGCCGTCAAGGAGCTCCCGCCGCCCCAGGGCCTCAATGCGACGCTTCGTCCCTATCAGGTCCGCGGCTACTCGTGGCTCGTGCAGAATGCGCTCCTCGGCCTCGGGTCGCTCCTAGCCGACGACATGGGTCTCGGCAAAACCGTTCAGGTCATCGCTGCCGTCGTGGAATTGAAGAACCGGGGGCTCCTCACCACCGGCCGCGTGATCATTGCAGCTCCCGCCTCGCTTCTCGTCAACTGGCAGCGCGAGATCGAACGCTTTGCGCCCGGACTCACCACGCAGATCTTCCACGGCAAGGAGCGCGAACTCGATGAGGGCCCCGACCGTCCGGACATTCTCATTACCTCCTACGGTCTCCTGAAGCGCGAATTCCCGAAGCTCTCCGAGCTTCATTTCAGGCTTCTCGTTCTCGATGAGGCGCAGGCCGTCAAGAATTCAAAGACCGGTCAGGCGCGTGCCGCCCAGGAATTCCCTGCCGACGCCGTGGTAGCGCTCACCGGCACGCCGGTTGAAAACCGCTTGTCCGAATACTGGTCGATCTTCTCGATCCTGGAACCGGGGCTTCTCGGCACGCCCGCGCAGTTCCGCCGTGAATACGTCGAACCGATTGAGGAGCATCGGGATGCGGGCGCGATCGACCGCTTCCGCAAAATTACGGCTCCGTTTCTTCTGAGGCGCGTCAAGACCGATCCGGGCATTCTCGATGAGTTGCCGGAAAAGAACGTCGTCGACTACTTTACGACGCTCACTCCGCGGCAGATTGCGCTTTACGAAGAGTGCCTCAGAGAAAATCTCGAGGAACTCGAAACCCTCGACGCCAGCGCAGCGAGCGCCGACCAGAACGGCCGAACGCTCAATGCCGCTCACGTCCGTGCATCCCGCCGCGGACAGATTCTGCGCATGATTCTGCACCTGAAGCAGATCTCGAACTCGCCCTCTCAGTTCCTGAAGGAAATCTCCGATAAGCCCGATTCAGGGAAGGCTGAAGCGCTCCTCGAGCTCCTTCACCGCTGCCGCGAATCGGGGCGAAAGGCGCTCATCTTCACGCAGTTCCGCGAAATGGGCGAAAGGCTCGTTCGCTGGATCGCGGATGCGACGGGGAAGACTCCCGAGTTCCTGCACGGGGGTGTGCCGGCCTCGAAGCGCATGGAAATGGTCGACGCCTTCCAGAACGACCCCAATGCGGAAGTCTTCGTGCTTTCGCTCAAGGCGGGCGGCACGGGCCTCAACCTCACCGCCGCATCTGCGGTCATTCACTACGACCTCTGGTGGAACCCGGCCGTTGAGGATCAGGCCTCCGACCGCGCCTGGCGAATCGGTCAGCGTCGCGACGTTGTGGTCTACCGCTTCATCACGGCGGGCACCTTTGAGGAAAAGGTGAACGAGATGCTGAAGAAAAAGCGCGAACTCGCGGACCTTGCCGTGGGCGTAGGCGAATCCTGGATCGGAGACCTCACGGACGACGAGATCAAGTCGATCTTCTCGCTTTCCAAATAA
- a CDS encoding ESPR-type extended signal peptide-containing protein, producing MNTVFKVVYNEALKVFQAVNEMTRSRGKRASSNFGGGNQLIFL from the coding sequence ATGAATACCGTCTTTAAGGTCGTCTACAACGAAGCTCTGAAAGTCTTCCAGGCCGTCAACGAGATGACGCGAAGCCGCGGCAAGCGCGCTTCCTCAAATTTCGGGGGGGGCAACCAATTGATTTTCCTGTAA